A single genomic interval of Cucumis sativus cultivar 9930 chromosome 5, Cucumber_9930_V3, whole genome shotgun sequence harbors:
- the LOC101218241 gene encoding U-box domain-containing protein 62 — MSSEDINGLNSHLVFQDESLPFNCSSTPHRRLPDPPPKTRELCGFMDDKLFPAVDRDRFFSQQGEDFRRNVFGHNRNWNGTARTGSEEGSDEEEEEEDDDDDEDEVDDGDDGVKGLVSLDDVNKCSKTANPICSNNDRSDQSSGGLKNGTDKLGNGKRKQHSSFVKDALAGSSGVTQSENNPQGRLGNYPNAVTAAEPDSEAYYSQYLQSNEGSASEQKDLSIENGCGFGRRDVSFSGEPRESLRAILTDPVTGALMDDAMILPCGHSFGSGGIQHVLRLKSCYSCSQSVSEDSIAQNLSLQAAVQAFRREEELLFYHSPKRRRERFEQEKGGYGDLTLMDTQRGRGVQFPFAVTDRVIIKGNKRTPQRFVGREAVVTTQCLNGWYVVKTLDNAESVKLQYRSLAKVQNDATSKMITRKMMPNWL, encoded by the exons ATGTCCTCCGAAGACATCAATGGCCTCAACTCCCACCTCGTCTTCCAAGACGAATCCCTCCCTTTCAATTGCTCCTCCACCCCCCATCGTCGCCTCCCCGACCCACCTCCCAAAACCCGCGAACTCTGCGGTTTCATGGACGACAAGCTCTTCCCTGCCGTCGACCGTGACCGATTCTTTTCCCAACAGGGTGAGGATTTCCGCCGGAATGTGTTCGGTCACAACCGGAATTGGAATGGGACTGCGAGAACTGGAAGTGAGGAAGGATCGgatgaggaggaggaggaggaggacgACGACGACGATGAAGATGAAGTCGATGATGGCGATGATGGTGTTAAAGGGCTTGTTTCTTTGGATGATGTTAATAAGTGTAGTAAAACTGCTAACCCCATTTGCAGTAACAATGATAGAAGTGATCAGAGTAGTGGGGGGTTGAAGAATGGGACAGACAAATTGGGAAATGGGAAGCGTAAGCAGCATTCTTCTTTTG TCAAAGATGCTTTGGCTGGGTCTTCCGGAGTAACTCAGAGTGAAAACAATCCGCAGGGAAGGCTAGGGAATTATCCAAATGCGGTTACAGCTGCAGAGCCTGATAGTGAAGCTTATTATTCTCAGTATTTGCAAAGCAATGAAGGCTCTGCTTCTGAGCAGAAGGATTTGAGTATCGAAAATGGATGTGGTTTTGGGAGAAGGGATGTTTCGTTTTCAGGAGAGCCTAGAGAGTCTTTGAGAGCAATTCTCACTGACCCTGTGAC GGGTGCTCTCATGGACGATGCAATGATATTGCCGTGTGGGCATTCCTTTGGGAGTGGTGGAATACAACATGTTCTTAGATTA AAATCTTGTTACTCGTGCTCTCAGTCAGTTTCTGAAGACTCTATTGCCCAAAACTTAT CTCTTCAAGCTGCAGTCCAAGCATTCCGCCGCGAagaagaattattattttaccaCTCACCGAAACGGAGAAGGGAGAGGTTTGAGCAG GAAAAGGGTGGTTATGGTGATTTGACGCTCATGGATACTCAAAGAGGTCGAGGTGTTCAGTTTCCCTTTGCGGTGACAGATAGGGTAATTATTAAG GGGAACAAGAGGACGCCGCAACGTTTTGTGGGACGTGAGGCTGTTGTTACAACACAGTGCTTGAATGGATG
- the LOC101221903 gene encoding exopolygalacturonase gives MTRNLSLIQIILLEFAWQSCAVIFNDITGTQNLLKGIVPTTNKQFLRPAEAPRHLGFNTLPDIGGTVNDINANVDLNENGGSVFDVTKHGAKADGKTDDAQAFMTTWIAACRNTVGPAKFLIPQGTFLVGPVTFAGPCKSYPITLENQGTVKATTDISAYSSPEWFSIEDITGFILTGSGVFDGQGLSVWPYNDCKKNNLCQLLPISIKFTRLNHTIVDGLTSINSMGFHTSVFYCYNFTATNMKIIAPHNSPNTDGTHLSTSKLVTIANSVIGTGDDCVSIGHSTENITVTNVTCGPGHGLSVGSLGKYSKEKGVYDVLVKNCTIFNATNGARIKTWASRISGLASRIIFEDIVMYNVKNPIIIDQTYSTKKKKESNWKVSNVQFKNIRGTSTTNVAVLLECSKLFPCEGVELRDINLSYGGTNLRNTTIVSSCSNAKIATFGVQKPPPCVV, from the exons ATGACAAGAAATCTTAGCCTCATTCAAATCATTCTCTTAGAATTTGCTTGGCAATCCTGTGCTGTCATTTTCAATGACATCACCGGCACTCAAAATCTTCTCAAGGGGATCGTACCAACAACAAATAAGCAGTTTCTTCGTCCTGCAGAAGCACCTCGGCATCTTGGCTTTAATACTCTTCCCGATATTGGCGGCACGGTGAATGACATTAACGCAAATGTTGATCTAAATGAGAATGGTGGGTCAGTTTTTGATGTTACAAAACATGGAGCTAAAGCTGATGGAAAGACTGATGATGCACAA GCATTCATGACAACATGGATTGCAGCTTGTCGGAACACAGTCGGTCCGGCGAAGTTCTTGATCCCACAAGGCACATTTCTAGTGGGGCCGGTGACTTTCGCTGGTCCGTGCAAAAGTTATCCGATCACCCTCGAAAATCAAGGAACTGTAAAGGCCACGACCGATATTAGTGCATATTCATCTCCAGAATGGTTCTCCATTGAAGATATTACTGGTTTCATCCTCACCGGCTCCGGCGTCTTTGATGGCCAAGGCCTCTCAGTTTGGCCCTACAACGACTGCAAGAAAAACAACTTATGCCAACTTCTTCCAATc tCGATTAAATTTACGAGATTAAATCACACGATTGTTGATGGCCTCACTTCGATAAATAGCATGGGGTTTCACACTTCTGTATTCTATTGCTACAATTTCACTGCTACTAACATGAAAATTATAGCTCCACATAATAGTCCCAACACCGATGGAACGCATCTTAGCACCTCAAAATTGGTCACCATTGCCAACAGTGTCATTGGCACCGGTGATGATTGTGTCTCCATTGGCCATAGTACTGAAAATATCACCGTCACCAATGTCACTTGCGGCCCTGGACATGGCCTTAG tGTGGGCAGCTTGGGCAAGTACTCGAAAGAAAAGGGTGTCTACGACGTTCTAGTAAAGAACTGCACCATTTTCAATGCCACCAATGGTGCCAGAATCAAGACATGGGCTAGCCGTATCTCGGGGTTAGCCTCGAGAATTATCTTTGAAGACATTGTAATGTACAACGTAAAAAATCCTATAATTATCGATCAAACCTACAGcactaaaaagaagaag GAATCAAATTGGAAGGTTAGCAATGTACAGTTCAAGAACATTCGGGGAACATCGACAACGAATGTGGCAGTGTTGTTGGAGTGTAGCAAGTTGTTTCCATGCGAAGGGGTGGAGTTGAGGGACATTAACTTGAGTTATGGAGGCACCAACTTGAGAAATACGACCATTGTTTCTTCATGTTCAAATGCAAAGATTGCTACTTTTGGGGTTCAAAAGCCACCACCTTGTGTTGTATAA
- the LOC101218003 gene encoding major pollen allergen Ole e 6 — protein MANKMIALFLMCIVVVAALQFANANKEDVAKYEAKFDAKYKSCFETCEKECLRYGSGQSYCEVKCDEDCDEKEAADKLHIELH, from the exons atggccaaCAAAATGATTGCATTGTTCTTGATGTGCATTGTTGTGGTAGCTGCTTTGCAATTTGCCAATGCCAATAAAGAGGATGTAGCCAAATATGAGGCCAAGTTCGATGCCAAGTACAAGTCTTGCTTTGAAACTTGTGAGAAGGAATGCCTTAGGTACGGCAGTGGTCAAAGCTATTGTGAAGTTAAATGTGACGAGGATTGTGATGAAAAAGAAGCTGCTG aTAAGCTCCACATTGAATTGCATTGA